A region from the Lolium perenne isolate Kyuss_39 chromosome 4, Kyuss_2.0, whole genome shotgun sequence genome encodes:
- the LOC127296732 gene encoding UDP-glycosyltransferase 73C6-like → MTEESSAKRAHFVFIPLMAQGHIIPAIDTALLLCCRGALCSIVATPATAARVRPCIEQSGLEVRLLEFPLEYVSDGADNMDNISAERVVGYFQAVALLRAPVEEHLRTHAPRTTCIVSDFCHPWTSALAASLGVPRLSFLAIPALSALCELEADQVDEPVMVPVPGWKKRVQLTRDQTARFFSEPCWRAVRKEIYGAQAEVDGMILTTFLELEPEYVRGFAAASGKQVWTVGPVSLHHQLNGAGGGLVKTARGDAATVDADEYLRWLDGKEGGSVVYVSFGTLAPTMEPEQLLELGLGLEASCYPFIWVFNKADHLGEPQLRQLQARVAGHGRIVTGWVPQLLILSHAAVGCFLTHCGWNSIMETIMAAKPVVTWPRLLDSDQPVNEKLVVDELGIGLSIRPKEPDMAVRREVIQAALTTVLCGGEEGQEMRRRVRELSLKATEAMQPGGSSHANLCDLVNRFTI, encoded by the coding sequence ATGACTGAAGAGAGCTCTGCCAAGCGGGCGCACTTCGTCTTCATCCCGCTCATGGCCCAGGGTCACATCATCCCTGCCATCGACACAGCGTTGCTGCTGTGCTGCCGCGGCGCCTTGTGCAGCATCGTCGCAACGCCGGCCACCGCGGCCAGGGTCCGCCCCTGCATCGAGCAGTCTGGCCTGGAGGTCCGCCTCTTGGAGTTCCCGCTGGAGTATGTATCGGACGGggcggacaacatggacaacatctCGGCGGAGCGCGTGGTGGGATACTTCCAGGCGGTGGCGCTGCTCCGAGCACCCGTCGAGGAGCACCTCCGCACGCACGCGCCGCGCACGACGTGCATCGTGTCCGACTTCTGCCACCCGTGGACGAGCGCGCTCGCGGCAAGCCTCGGGGTTCCGCGTCTCAGCTTCTTGGCCATCCCAGCCTTGAGCGCCCTGTGCGAGCTCGAGGCCGACCAAGTCGACGAGCCAGTCATGGTGCCGGTGCCGGGCTGGAAGAAGAGGGTCCAGCTCACCAGGGACCAAACCGCACGCTTCTTCAGCGAGCCATGCTGGCGGGCGGTCCGCAAGGAGATATACGGGGCGCAGGCTGAGGTGGACGGCATGATCCTCACCACGTTCCTGGAGTTGGAGCCAGAATACGTCCGCGGCTTCGCGGCCGCCTCCGGGAAACAAGTGTGGACTGTCGGCCCGGTATCGCTCCACCACCAGCTCAACGGCGCCGGCGGCGGGCTGGTGAAGACGGCGAGAGGGGATGCCGCCACCGTCGATGCCGACGAGTACCTGCGGTGGCTCGATGGCAAGGAGGGCGGCTCCGTCGTCTACGTCAGCTTCGGGACTCTAGCTCCTACGATGGAACCCGAGCAGCTCCTGGAGCTTGGGCTTGGGCTTGAGGCCTCATGCTACCCCTTCATCTGGGTCTTCAACAAGGCCGACCACCTGGGCGAGCCCCAGCTGCGTCAACTCCAGGCGCGTGTTGCCGGCCACGGCCGGATAGTTACAGGCTGGGTGCCCCAGCTGCTGATCCTCTCACACGCAGCGGTGGGCTGCTTCCTCACGCACTGCGGGTGGAACTCCATCATGGAAACCATAATGGCTGCGAAGCCTGTGGTGACATGGCCTCGCTTGCTAGACTCGGATCAGCCGGTGAATGAGAAGCTGGTGGTGGACGAACTAGGGATCGGGTTGAGCATCCGGCCAAAGGAGCCGGACATGGCGGTGCGCCGCGAGGTCATCCAGGCGGCGCTCACCACCGTGCTTTGCGGAGGAGAGGAGGGCCAGGAGATGCGGCGACGTGTCCGCGAGCTCTCCCTCAAAGCCACAGAGGCAATGCAGCCTGGTGGCTCCTCGCACGCCAACCTGTGCGACCTGGTCAACCGTTTCACGATTTAA
- the LOC127296733 gene encoding GCN5-related N-acetyltransferase 8 encodes MAAPTSFSGEVWAELRLADARDVPHIYSLIHQMAEFELLTDLFAATHELLHSTLFPTPQPAPFASFTALILDLSPSPVSASADTIGSLRLDLSASPLADPEAAAFPSPRGAGRVTAGFVICFPNYSSFLAKPGLYVEDIFVRAPWRHRGLGRMMLSAVAGRAAEIGMGRVEWCVLDWNQNAIDFYEGMGAEVFTKWRICRLTGPALHKYKGAQEEHDAGKAE; translated from the coding sequence ATGGCGGCGCcgacctccttctccggcgaggtgTGGGCGGAGCTCCGCCTGGCCGACGCCCGCGACGTGCCCCACATCTACAGCCTCATCCACCAGATGGCCGAGTTCGAGCTCCTCACCGATCTCTTCGCCGCCACCCACGAGCTCCTGCACTCCACGCTCTTCCCCACGCCGCAGCCCGCCCCCTTCGCCTCCTTCACCGCCCTCATCCTCGACCTCTCCCCGTCCCCCGTTTCCGCCTCCGCCGACACCATCGGCTCCCTCCGCCTCGACCTCTCGGCCTCCCCGCTCGCCGACCCGGAGGCCGCCGCGTTCCCCTCCCCGCGCGGCGCCGGGCGCGTCACGGCCGGGTTCGTGATCTGCTTCCCCAACTACTCCTCCTTCCTCGCCAAGCCCGGGCTGTACGTGGAGGACATCTTCGTGCGCGCGCCCTGGCGCCACCGCGGGCTCGGCCGGATGATGCTCTCCGCCGTCGCAGGCAGGGCCGCCGAGATAGGGATGGGCCGCGTGGAGTGGTGCGTGCTCGACTGGAACCAGAACGCCATCGACTTCTACGAGGGGATGGGCGCCGAGGTCTTCACCAAGTGGCGCATCTGCCGGCTCACCGGCCCCGCCCTCCACAAGTACAAGGGCGCTCAGGAGGAGCACGACGCCGGGAAGGCGGAGTAG